In a single window of the Natronorubrum halophilum genome:
- a CDS encoding acyltransferase, which yields MTDETTSRHDRVRRHPTPGPGNSLADWTDARSPLRVAVSYVVVWLVRTSPSLRLKRWLLRRLGVTVGPGVSWGLEATPDVFWPELITVEAEAIVGYDATILCHEFLQDEYRTGEVRIGERAMIGAGAIVLPGVEIGPDARVAANSLVTRDVPPDTTVAGVPAEPMGSGKTGGATEGDGDGSGNEDAADSER from the coding sequence GTGACCGACGAGACGACGTCCCGACACGACCGTGTTCGACGCCATCCGACGCCGGGGCCGGGGAACTCGCTCGCGGACTGGACGGACGCTCGCAGCCCACTTCGGGTCGCCGTCTCCTACGTCGTCGTCTGGCTCGTTCGGACGTCGCCGAGCCTCCGGCTCAAGCGCTGGCTGTTGCGGCGGCTCGGCGTCACCGTCGGCCCCGGCGTCTCCTGGGGTCTCGAGGCCACGCCGGACGTGTTCTGGCCCGAACTCATCACCGTCGAAGCCGAAGCGATCGTGGGCTACGACGCGACGATTCTCTGTCACGAGTTTCTGCAAGACGAGTACCGGACGGGGGAGGTCCGGATCGGCGAGCGGGCGATGATCGGTGCCGGGGCCATCGTGCTCCCCGGCGTCGAAATCGGCCCGGACGCACGCGTCGCGGCGAACTCGCTCGTGACGCGTGACGTGCCGCCGGACACGACGGTTGCGGGCGTTCCGGCCGAGCCGATGGGGTCGGGGAAGACCGGGGGCGCTACGGAGGGCGACGGTGACGGGAGTGGAAACGAAGATGCCGCCGACAGCGAGCGCTAA
- the cmk gene encoding (d)CMP kinase: MLLTVSGPPGSGKSTTAELLADTFDLDHVSGGDIFRDLADERGYTPLEFNKLAEENDQIDRDLDRRLRDIAIERDDLVIESRLAGWLAGEQADFRFWLDAPPRVRGERIAEREGKDPARATEETKAREASEAKRYQEYYGIDIRDLTIYDLSINTARWDPDAVLDMLVTAVGEYDADGDEGQAVVSIEYEL, encoded by the coding sequence ATGTTACTCACCGTCTCCGGTCCGCCGGGAAGCGGGAAGAGCACGACTGCGGAGTTGCTCGCCGACACCTTTGATCTCGACCACGTCAGCGGCGGTGACATCTTTCGAGACCTGGCGGACGAACGCGGCTATACGCCGCTCGAGTTCAACAAACTCGCCGAGGAAAACGATCAGATCGATCGGGACCTCGACCGGCGGCTTCGAGATATCGCCATCGAGCGGGACGACCTCGTGATCGAGTCCCGGTTGGCCGGCTGGCTGGCCGGCGAACAGGCCGATTTCCGTTTCTGGCTCGATGCACCACCGCGTGTTCGTGGCGAACGAATCGCCGAACGGGAGGGGAAAGATCCAGCGCGAGCAACCGAGGAGACGAAAGCCCGCGAAGCGAGCGAAGCGAAACGCTATCAGGAGTACTACGGAATCGATATTCGGGATCTGACGATCTACGATCTCTCAATAAACACGGCTCGCTGGGATCCCGACGCCGTCCTCGACATGCTCGTGACCGCCGTCGGAGAGTACGACGCTGACGGCGACGAAGGACAGGCCGTCGTTTCCATCGAGTACGAGCTCTGA
- a CDS encoding adenylate kinase has protein sequence MAQPRILILGAPGAGKGTQSAKITDEFDLEHITTGDALRANKEMDISEMNTEYDTPREYMDQGELVPDAVVNAIVDEALSQADGFVLDGYPRNLEQAKELENMTDLDVVLYLDVDEAELVHRLTGRRLDPETGDIYHVEYNPPEDPDVEARLEQRDDDTEETVKERLRVFRENTEPVIDYYEDEGVLERVDGEQTPDEVWEDVKTTIENAAT, from the coding sequence ATGGCACAACCACGAATTCTGATCCTGGGTGCACCCGGGGCCGGAAAGGGGACCCAGAGTGCAAAGATCACCGACGAGTTCGACCTCGAGCACATCACCACCGGTGACGCACTTCGTGCGAACAAGGAGATGGATATCTCCGAGATGAACACGGAGTACGATACGCCGCGAGAGTATATGGACCAGGGCGAACTCGTCCCCGATGCGGTTGTCAACGCCATCGTCGACGAGGCGCTCTCCCAGGCCGACGGCTTCGTCCTCGACGGCTACCCGCGGAACCTCGAGCAGGCCAAGGAACTCGAGAATATGACGGATCTGGACGTCGTGCTCTACCTCGACGTCGACGAAGCGGAACTCGTTCACCGGCTGACGGGTCGTCGACTGGACCCCGAAACGGGCGACATCTACCACGTCGAGTACAACCCGCCGGAGGACCCGGACGTCGAGGCGCGACTCGAGCAGCGCGACGACGACACCGAGGAGACGGTGAAAGAGCGACTGCGCGTGTTCCGAGAGAACACCGAACCGGTTATCGATTACTACGAGGACGAGGGGGTGCTCGAGCGCGTCGACGGCGAACAAACTCCTGACGAGGTCTGGGAGGACGTGAAGACGACGATCGAAAACGCGGCGACGTAA
- a CDS encoding metal-dependent transcriptional regulator, with protein MMLSDVMEDYLKAIYQLQRETDGRIKTSAIAEELDVTSPTVTSMLDKLEDRGFVDREKYRGVTLTGEGETVALEVIRHHRLLEAYLTEHLDYDWAEVHEEADRLEHHISEDFEARVADALGEPTVDPHGSPIPGADLEPPERTEGKSVTEFEEDDVVVVEEVADRDADVLSYLADHGVEPGVELEILEVAPFGMVTARSSSREGTVSLPESVAHHVRVAAPPELEQ; from the coding sequence ATGATGCTGAGCGACGTGATGGAGGACTATCTCAAGGCGATCTATCAGCTTCAACGCGAGACCGACGGGCGAATCAAGACGTCGGCCATCGCCGAAGAGCTGGACGTCACGTCGCCGACCGTTACCAGCATGCTCGACAAACTCGAGGACCGCGGCTTCGTCGACCGCGAGAAGTACCGCGGCGTCACCCTCACCGGTGAAGGCGAAACCGTCGCTCTCGAGGTGATCCGCCATCACCGGCTGCTCGAGGCCTACCTCACCGAACATCTCGACTACGACTGGGCGGAGGTCCACGAGGAAGCCGACCGACTCGAACACCACATCAGCGAAGACTTCGAAGCGCGCGTCGCGGACGCCCTCGGCGAACCGACCGTCGACCCGCACGGCTCACCGATTCCCGGTGCCGACCTCGAACCGCCCGAACGAACCGAGGGCAAGTCCGTCACGGAGTTCGAGGAGGACGACGTCGTGGTCGTCGAGGAGGTCGCCGACCGCGACGCCGACGTCCTCTCGTACCTCGCCGACCACGGGGTCGAACCCGGCGTCGAACTCGAGATACTCGAGGTCGCCCCCTTCGGGATGGTCACCGCGCGCTCGAGCAGTCGCGAGGGAACCGTCTCGCTCCCCGAATCCGTCGCCCACCACGTTCGCGTCGCCGCACCACCGGAACTCGAGCAATAG
- the coxB gene encoding cytochrome c oxidase subunit II, translating to MQVARTRVDIFESIFLVFLGLGTLVGVVVIAYTLYNAYKYRDNDDAKADDSLPTVGELPTGGTGGKKLFLSFGISAIIVISLVMWTYGMLLVVEDPSDDFEEDPVEIEVVGEGFAWHFEYENGAEGTSTMRVPADYPVEIRTTSGDVWHSFGVSDLRVKADAIPGEYDETWFVAPEAGQQHEIKCYELCGDFHSGMTGTVEVMEQEEFDQWLAEQLYVDITLENADEEPLNETGALELELVHQNNDEYEEDLTYTYTEDDFENGSISIQDLEQGGEYNLTIEFEDEEYETIEETLDVTSPASETYTVEEPNADAEGDENGTNNETDDGGEDS from the coding sequence ATGCAGGTAGCGCGGACGCGTGTTGACATCTTCGAGAGCATCTTCCTGGTGTTCCTCGGACTCGGCACGCTCGTCGGTGTCGTCGTGATCGCATACACCTTGTACAACGCGTACAAGTACCGCGATAACGACGACGCGAAAGCCGACGATTCGTTACCTACGGTCGGGGAGTTACCGACAGGCGGAACGGGTGGAAAGAAACTATTCCTATCGTTCGGAATCAGCGCGATCATCGTTATTTCGCTGGTTATGTGGACCTACGGGATGCTCCTCGTCGTGGAGGACCCGTCGGACGACTTCGAGGAAGATCCGGTCGAGATCGAGGTCGTCGGCGAGGGCTTCGCATGGCATTTCGAATACGAAAACGGTGCTGAAGGAACGAGCACCATGCGCGTCCCGGCGGATTATCCGGTCGAAATCAGGACGACTTCCGGCGACGTCTGGCACAGCTTCGGGGTCTCGGACTTACGTGTGAAAGCGGACGCCATCCCGGGCGAGTACGACGAGACGTGGTTCGTCGCACCCGAAGCTGGTCAACAACACGAGATCAAGTGTTACGAACTCTGCGGTGACTTCCACTCCGGCATGACCGGCACCGTCGAGGTCATGGAACAAGAGGAGTTCGACCAGTGGCTCGCCGAACAGCTATACGTCGATATCACGCTCGAGAATGCGGACGAAGAGCCGCTCAACGAGACTGGCGCGCTCGAACTCGAACTCGTCCACCAGAACAACGACGAGTACGAGGAGGACCTCACGTACACGTACACCGAGGACGACTTCGAAAACGGCTCGATCTCCATCCAGGACCTCGAACAGGGCGGCGAGTACAATCTGACGATCGAGTTCGAGGACGAGGAGTACGAGACGATCGAAGAAACCCTCGACGTCACCAGTCCGGCAAGCGAGACCTACACGGTCGAAGAGCCGAACGCGGACGCTGAAGGCGATGAAAACGGAACTAACAACGAAACGGACGATGGCGGTGAGGACTCATGA
- the rocF gene encoding arginase codes for MGTTVRIIGAPMDYGADRRGVDMGPSAIRYAGLADGLVHAGVEPVDAGDLSIPRAEERDPDVDQPSRGNAKFLREVEDVCTRLSDQVADALAADEFPLVLGGDHSVAIGSMHGSSRDANLGVIWFDAHADLNTPETSPSGNVHGMPLAATLGRGAFEEMEWATAPGVREESIAYVGLRSIDERERELLRESQMTAFTMADIDERGMTAVVADALDVATDGTDGIHVSLDLDWLDPKTAPGVGTPVRGGVTYREAHAALETVSQRQETDGIVRSMDVVEVNPILDEGNETATLAAELTASAFGERIL; via the coding sequence ATGGGTACGACCGTCAGAATCATCGGTGCGCCGATGGACTACGGGGCGGATCGCCGCGGCGTCGACATGGGACCATCGGCTATTCGGTACGCGGGACTGGCCGACGGATTAGTGCACGCCGGCGTCGAACCGGTCGATGCGGGGGATCTCTCGATTCCGCGGGCGGAAGAGCGCGATCCGGACGTCGACCAGCCGAGTCGAGGAAACGCGAAATTCCTTCGCGAGGTCGAGGACGTCTGTACGCGACTGAGCGATCAGGTTGCGGACGCGCTGGCGGCCGACGAGTTTCCGCTCGTGTTGGGCGGGGATCACTCGGTTGCGATCGGATCGATGCACGGTTCGTCGCGAGATGCCAACCTCGGTGTGATCTGGTTCGACGCCCACGCGGACCTCAACACGCCGGAGACGTCTCCCAGCGGCAACGTCCACGGGATGCCCCTCGCCGCGACGCTCGGTCGCGGTGCCTTCGAGGAGATGGAGTGGGCTACCGCGCCGGGCGTCCGCGAGGAGTCGATCGCGTACGTCGGCCTGCGGAGCATCGACGAACGCGAACGGGAACTGCTCCGCGAGAGCCAGATGACGGCGTTTACCATGGCCGACATCGACGAGCGCGGGATGACCGCCGTCGTCGCGGACGCACTCGACGTCGCAACCGACGGTACCGACGGGATTCACGTCAGTCTCGACCTCGACTGGCTCGATCCCAAGACGGCCCCCGGCGTCGGGACGCCCGTCCGCGGCGGCGTCACCTACCGAGAAGCCCACGCCGCGCTCGAGACCGTCTCTCAGCGTCAGGAGACCGACGGGATCGTCCGGTCGATGGACGTCGTCGAAGTGAATCCGATCCTCGACGAAGGCAACGAGACGGCGACGCTCGCAGCCGAACTCACCGCGAGCGCGTTCGGCGAACGAATCCTCTGA
- a CDS encoding DUF7289 family protein — MRAPRGHEPKRSSGRAQSTLIGVVLLIGMVAAGSCSILLVGGAAINGAEQQSENERVEQAFIEMSQKMTDAAVTDDTSRSIDFDVGDHGAITREDTGAIEIREASSNDPIIDDISFGSIEYTGSDGSKLAYEAGAVFREEGAETRLVSAPQFQYDEDSDTLTFPIVDIASGEQDLESGSISFGNQRIDSEHRVEENQRVEIEVTSEYWSGWETYFIEETGAPWAVTTEPVDGTDKKSVTVNLGQISHPSEFSQAVRAGGDLNWAGGGAGVVEGSVMAAGSVDESGNYEDGHEEGVEPLANIDDEIAARIDETTDDYDELDPSSTIENGTYYADGDVSLGNNVDLANGDVVLVTEGIVTIDDDVLVENHDGEHAFYVYTSGGLDVANNELKPDGSGKNPARIQVYGDSSFEFTIRGNGYYEGVVYAPSSGGGSMVETAAGNPDVYGSLVGGSVELNGNPTITHDPALSDLEPKINERVQAPPDLIYLNITNHAIDITND; from the coding sequence ATGAGAGCGCCACGCGGGCACGAACCGAAGAGATCGTCGGGGAGGGCCCAGTCGACGTTGATCGGGGTCGTCCTGTTGATCGGAATGGTCGCTGCTGGGAGTTGTAGCATCCTTCTCGTCGGTGGAGCGGCCATTAACGGTGCCGAACAGCAATCCGAAAACGAGCGGGTCGAACAGGCGTTCATCGAGATGAGTCAGAAGATGACGGATGCTGCGGTAACCGACGACACCTCGAGATCGATCGACTTCGACGTCGGTGACCACGGCGCGATCACGCGGGAGGACACCGGAGCGATCGAAATCCGCGAGGCGAGTTCGAACGACCCGATCATCGACGATATCTCGTTCGGATCGATAGAGTACACGGGTAGCGACGGTTCGAAACTGGCGTACGAAGCGGGGGCCGTGTTCCGCGAGGAGGGAGCGGAAACTCGCCTCGTCTCCGCACCGCAGTTCCAGTACGACGAGGACAGCGACACGCTCACGTTCCCGATCGTCGACATCGCTTCCGGCGAACAGGACCTCGAGTCCGGATCGATCTCCTTCGGGAACCAGCGGATCGACTCCGAACATCGAGTCGAGGAGAACCAGCGAGTCGAGATCGAAGTAACGAGCGAGTACTGGAGCGGGTGGGAGACGTATTTCATCGAGGAAACGGGGGCCCCGTGGGCGGTGACGACCGAACCCGTCGACGGCACCGACAAAAAGTCGGTGACGGTAAACCTCGGACAGATCAGCCACCCGAGCGAGTTCTCACAGGCGGTGCGAGCGGGCGGTGATCTCAACTGGGCGGGTGGCGGTGCCGGTGTCGTGGAAGGGTCCGTCATGGCTGCCGGCTCCGTCGACGAGAGCGGTAATTACGAGGACGGCCACGAGGAAGGCGTAGAGCCGTTAGCGAACATCGACGACGAAATCGCGGCACGGATCGACGAAACGACGGACGACTACGACGAACTCGACCCCTCGAGTACGATCGAGAACGGGACGTACTACGCGGACGGAGACGTCTCTCTCGGCAACAACGTCGATCTCGCGAACGGTGACGTCGTTCTCGTCACCGAGGGTATCGTGACCATCGACGACGACGTCCTCGTCGAGAACCACGACGGCGAACACGCGTTCTACGTCTACACGTCGGGCGGTCTCGACGTGGCTAACAACGAACTGAAACCCGACGGTAGCGGCAAGAATCCGGCCCGCATTCAGGTGTACGGCGATTCGTCGTTCGAGTTTACGATTCGAGGGAACGGATACTACGAGGGGGTCGTCTACGCGCCGTCCTCCGGCGGGGGAAGCATGGTCGAAACAGCGGCCGGGAATCCGGACGTGTACGGCTCACTGGTCGGAGGATCGGTCGAACTCAACGGGAACCCGACCATCACTCACGATCCCGCGCTTTCCGATCTCGAGCCCAAAATCAACGAGCGCGTACAGGCACCGCCGGATCTGATCTACCTGAATATCACCAACCACGCTATCGACATCACGAACGACTGA
- a CDS encoding amphi-Trp domain-containing protein: MPEEVLFKFERRMGRDEIADYLRSVADTLEGDGPISLEAGGESVTMTPPARPTFEVKAERETSSSAPDGPGELGLEFELEWKEGDGGDDDGSGELSIE; encoded by the coding sequence ATGCCAGAAGAGGTTCTCTTCAAATTCGAACGGCGCATGGGACGCGACGAAATCGCAGACTACCTCCGTTCCGTCGCCGATACACTCGAGGGCGACGGTCCGATCTCCCTCGAAGCCGGCGGGGAATCGGTGACGATGACGCCACCAGCGCGGCCGACCTTCGAGGTCAAGGCCGAGCGAGAAACGTCGAGTTCGGCCCCCGACGGGCCGGGCGAACTCGGCCTCGAATTCGAACTCGAGTGGAAGGAAGGCGACGGTGGGGACGACGACGGCAGCGGCGAACTCTCTATCGAGTAA
- a CDS encoding Rrf2 family transcriptional regulator, translating to MSSIELTPSQKKILRALTNLHKESEAAIKGEDIAEQVDRNPGTIRNQMQSLKALQLVEGVPGPKGGYKPTAAAYEALEIQQMDDPASVPLEHEGNPVEDVIVEEIDLSSVHHPELCRAEIHMQGSMGEIHEDDTVIVGPTPLSKLVIEGRVDGKDDTNNILILRIEDMVAPAEEPAH from the coding sequence ATGTCATCCATCGAACTCACCCCCAGCCAAAAGAAAATTCTCCGGGCGCTAACGAATCTGCACAAAGAGTCGGAAGCCGCCATCAAAGGAGAGGATATCGCCGAACAGGTCGATCGAAATCCGGGGACGATTCGCAACCAGATGCAGAGTCTCAAGGCCTTGCAACTCGTCGAAGGCGTACCAGGACCCAAAGGCGGGTACAAACCCACCGCGGCCGCCTACGAAGCCCTCGAGATCCAGCAGATGGACGATCCGGCCTCCGTTCCGCTCGAGCACGAGGGGAACCCCGTCGAGGACGTCATCGTCGAAGAGATAGACCTCTCGAGCGTCCACCATCCCGAACTCTGTCGCGCCGAGATCCACATGCAGGGATCGATGGGCGAGATTCACGAGGACGACACGGTTATCGTCGGCCCGACGCCCCTCTCGAAACTCGTTATCGAGGGCCGCGTCGACGGCAAGGACGACACCAACAACATCCTCATCCTGCGCATCGAGGACATGGTCGCTCCCGCCGAAGAACCAGCCCACTGA
- a CDS encoding Nmad3 family putative nucleotide modification protein has translation MTVVLAGVGADSTNLGALAPLYDDGRFEYVPIPEKTPETDETETLGSWTLRASDRTAAALTDRIAPQPIGDADRTVSGDDLESWPLHRDPNFAALTYGEHRTSGYVSRLRALEPGDVVGFYAGLRRPDGDRAHRYLIGYFTVDRVDVVTPEMPRDEREAVLAAHPENAHTKRARDGECYLEKPVVLVDGREPGGLFDRHPIRLSDYYVKAGNERAQYYLREDVATGLAVRAGGENMMYKPAYRCELSAEAFRRRVGRPGERTAEHAVLEG, from the coding sequence ATGACGGTCGTCCTCGCCGGTGTCGGCGCCGACAGCACGAATCTCGGGGCGCTCGCCCCGCTGTACGACGACGGGCGCTTCGAGTACGTTCCGATCCCCGAGAAAACCCCGGAGACGGACGAGACCGAAACGCTCGGCTCGTGGACGCTCCGTGCGAGCGACCGCACCGCGGCGGCGCTCACCGATCGAATCGCGCCCCAGCCGATCGGTGACGCCGACCGGACCGTCTCCGGGGATGACCTCGAGTCCTGGCCCCTCCACCGCGATCCGAACTTCGCCGCGTTAACCTACGGCGAACACCGCACCAGTGGCTACGTCTCGAGACTCCGGGCGCTCGAACCGGGCGACGTCGTCGGCTTCTACGCCGGCCTGCGTCGACCCGATGGCGACCGCGCGCACCGCTACCTGATCGGCTATTTCACCGTCGATCGCGTCGACGTCGTCACGCCCGAGATGCCTCGCGACGAACGCGAAGCCGTCCTTGCGGCCCACCCCGAGAACGCCCACACGAAGCGCGCCCGCGACGGCGAGTGCTACCTCGAGAAACCGGTCGTCCTCGTCGACGGACGCGAACCCGGCGGTCTGTTCGACCGCCACCCGATCCGGCTGAGCGACTATTACGTCAAGGCGGGGAACGAACGGGCGCAGTACTATCTGCGGGAGGACGTCGCGACGGGGTTAGCCGTCCGCGCCGGCGGCGAGAACATGATGTACAAACCGGCCTATCGCTGCGAGCTTTCGGCCGAAGCGTTTCGCCGGCGGGTTGGCCGCCCCGGCGAACGGACGGCCGAGCACGCGGTCCTCGAGGGCTGA
- a CDS encoding DUF106 domain-containing protein — MTRTAEKINGLVREDSSMADALEAIREEADRNGGEVQWADVNDTLSSGQWGRLIEKGVLVDGDEGFEIADREAYDEALDGDGDGESYDADVEIDAEQSKWSQWDKLAGVGSLLLMFGYWIGSVRDAVGSTLDMVLGPLDAALPFYAVILSVALLTGLYSTLLQANLMNPEIMGKYQERMKAMQEKQKDVRERKEDAEERGASEAELERLDDELEEAREEQMEAMAENLGMFKEQLRPMAWIMLFTIPLFLWMYWKIQTVGIDGAEATVIMPIAGETTWNSGLLGPMPAWIVWYFLCSMGFTQLLRKALNIDMTPSGT, encoded by the coding sequence ATGACGCGTACAGCGGAGAAGATCAACGGTCTCGTTCGCGAGGACTCCTCGATGGCAGACGCCCTCGAGGCGATTCGCGAGGAAGCCGACAGGAACGGAGGCGAGGTCCAGTGGGCCGACGTCAACGATACCCTGTCGAGTGGACAATGGGGTCGTCTGATCGAAAAAGGCGTACTGGTCGACGGCGACGAAGGATTCGAAATCGCCGACCGCGAGGCCTACGACGAGGCACTCGACGGGGACGGCGACGGCGAGAGTTACGACGCCGACGTCGAAATCGACGCCGAACAGTCCAAGTGGTCACAGTGGGATAAACTGGCCGGTGTCGGCTCGCTCCTGTTGATGTTCGGCTACTGGATCGGGTCCGTCCGGGATGCGGTCGGCTCGACGCTCGACATGGTACTGGGTCCGCTCGATGCCGCGTTGCCGTTTTACGCCGTGATTCTGTCCGTAGCGCTGCTGACCGGCCTGTACTCGACGCTGTTGCAGGCGAACCTGATGAATCCCGAGATCATGGGAAAGTATCAGGAGCGGATGAAGGCGATGCAGGAGAAACAAAAGGACGTCCGCGAGCGCAAGGAGGACGCCGAAGAGCGCGGTGCCAGCGAGGCCGAACTCGAACGACTCGACGACGAACTCGAGGAGGCCCGCGAAGAGCAGATGGAGGCCATGGCCGAGAACCTCGGAATGTTCAAAGAGCAGTTGCGCCCGATGGCGTGGATCATGCTGTTTACCATTCCGCTGTTCCTCTGGATGTACTGGAAGATCCAGACCGTCGGCATCGACGGTGCAGAAGCGACCGTAATCATGCCGATAGCCGGAGAAACGACCTGGAACTCGGGACTTCTCGGACCGATGCCGGCCTGGATCGTGTGGTACTTCTTGTGCTCGATGGGCTTTACGCAGCTGTTGCGCAAGGCACTGAACATCGACATGACGCCGTCTGGAACCTGA
- a CDS encoding RNA-guided pseudouridylation complex pseudouridine synthase subunit Cbf5, giving the protein MAQRSRLRGPPDDRTPAELLTFGVVNLDKPPGPSSHQISGWLRDAVNETLSERDAGMSIDNAAHAGTLDPKVTGCLPVMLGEATRLAQVFLEGSKEYVSVLECHAPVPADAESVIAEFEGPIYQKPPRKSAVSRRLRVREIYDLEVLETDERRLLLRIRCESGTYVRKLCHDLGLALGTGGHMGHLRRSATSPFDDTDLYNAHEFLDALAFWLEDDNPEPLSEIVDPAERILGGIPSVTIAENAAREVANGAPVYAPGVLEIDAGVSTGDLVACYTPNGAAVCLGEYVGKPDAERGTVVSLERVLV; this is encoded by the coding sequence ATGGCTCAGCGCTCCCGTCTCCGCGGTCCGCCGGACGATCGCACGCCCGCCGAACTGCTCACCTTCGGCGTCGTCAACCTCGACAAGCCCCCCGGCCCGTCGTCACACCAGATCAGCGGCTGGTTGCGGGATGCCGTCAACGAGACGCTTTCCGAGCGCGACGCTGGCATGTCGATTGATAACGCAGCCCACGCCGGGACGCTCGACCCCAAAGTGACCGGCTGCCTCCCCGTTATGCTCGGCGAGGCGACCCGCCTCGCACAGGTCTTTCTCGAGGGCTCGAAGGAGTACGTTTCCGTTCTCGAGTGTCACGCCCCGGTCCCGGCGGACGCCGAGTCGGTCATCGCCGAGTTCGAAGGTCCGATCTACCAGAAGCCACCGCGCAAGAGTGCGGTGTCGCGACGCCTCCGCGTGCGCGAAATCTACGATCTCGAGGTGCTCGAGACCGACGAGCGACGGCTCCTCTTGCGCATTCGATGTGAAAGCGGCACCTACGTCCGAAAACTCTGTCACGATCTGGGCCTCGCACTCGGAACCGGCGGCCACATGGGTCATTTGCGCCGGTCGGCGACGAGTCCGTTCGACGATACGGATCTGTACAACGCTCACGAGTTCCTCGACGCGCTCGCGTTCTGGCTCGAGGACGACAATCCCGAACCCCTCTCCGAGATCGTCGATCCCGCCGAGCGGATCCTCGGCGGGATCCCGTCCGTGACGATCGCCGAAAACGCCGCTCGAGAGGTGGCAAACGGTGCCCCGGTGTACGCGCCCGGCGTCCTCGAGATCGACGCTGGCGTTTCCACGGGCGATCTCGTCGCCTGTTACACGCCCAACGGAGCTGCCGTCTGTCTCGGAGAGTACGTCGGGAAGCCGGACGCAGAGCGTGGGACTGTGGTATCACTCGAACGCGTGCTGGTCTGA
- a CDS encoding NAD(P)/FAD-dependent oxidoreductase, translating into MTENVVVLGAGYAGTGAINKLQSELGGNARLTWIADVDYHLVLHESHRVIRDPDVRSDITFRVDRIADPSTRFIHDDVTGLDVEEQVVELADTDDVEYDYVLVGLGSQTAYYGIPGLEEHSLTLKSLDDALEIHEAITDASQEATRGEPAQVVIGGAGLSGIQTAGEIAEFRDAHRAPIDIHLVEALDEIFPGNDPEIQQALRDLLEEAGVQIHTDDPITEANAETIEFDEGDPLDHDVLVWTGGITGRDAMDDVDLDNEHNRVNTAANFQTSDERVFAIGDSAIIDQGDQPAPPTAQAAWQAAEVAGENISRAIENRPLKTWEYNNKGTVVSVGEKAVAHDVAMLPLDTFGGIPAKNLKKMIAARWIADITSWNQARKSWSSL; encoded by the coding sequence ATGACTGAAAACGTCGTCGTGCTCGGGGCCGGATATGCCGGTACCGGTGCGATCAACAAACTCCAGTCGGAACTCGGGGGCAACGCGCGCCTCACTTGGATCGCAGACGTCGACTATCATCTGGTTCTCCACGAGTCCCACCGCGTGATCCGCGACCCTGACGTCCGCTCGGACATCACGTTCCGCGTCGATCGGATCGCGGACCCGTCGACGCGGTTCATTCATGACGACGTCACGGGTCTCGACGTGGAGGAGCAAGTCGTCGAACTCGCCGACACCGACGACGTCGAGTACGACTACGTCCTCGTCGGACTCGGCAGCCAAACCGCCTACTACGGCATTCCCGGCCTCGAGGAGCACTCGCTCACCCTGAAGAGTCTCGATGACGCACTCGAGATTCACGAGGCCATCACGGACGCCAGCCAGGAGGCGACCCGCGGCGAACCCGCACAGGTCGTCATCGGCGGTGCCGGACTCTCGGGCATTCAAACCGCCGGCGAGATCGCGGAGTTCCGCGACGCCCACCGCGCGCCGATCGACATCCACCTCGTCGAGGCGCTCGATGAGATCTTCCCCGGGAACGATCCGGAGATCCAGCAGGCCCTACGAGACCTGCTCGAGGAGGCCGGCGTCCAGATTCACACGGACGACCCGATCACGGAAGCCAACGCGGAAACCATCGAGTTCGACGAGGGCGACCCACTCGACCACGACGTCCTCGTCTGGACCGGCGGAATCACGGGCCGCGACGCGATGGACGACGTCGACCTCGACAACGAGCACAACCGCGTCAACACGGCGGCCAACTTTCAGACATCCGACGAGCGCGTCTTCGCGATCGGCGACTCGGCGATCATCGATCAGGGAGACCAGCCCGCACCGCCGACCGCACAGGCCGCCTGGCAGGCCGCGGAGGTCGCCGGCGAGAACATCTCCCGTGCCATCGAGAATCGCCCGCTGAAGACCTGGGAGTACAACAACAAGGGGACCGTCGTCTCCGTCGGCGAGAAGGCAGTCGCCCACGACGTCGCGATGCTCCCTCTCGACACCTTCGGGGGCATCCCCGCGAAGAATCTCAAAAAGATGATCGCCGCCCGCTGGATCGCGGACATCACCTCCTGGAACCAGGCCCGCAAGTCCTGGTCGTCGCTGTAA